A portion of the Acidisarcina polymorpha genome contains these proteins:
- a CDS encoding alkene reductase → MPTILDPIQIGELTLPNRVLMAPMTRLRATVDNVPTPMMTEYYTQRASAGLIIAEATPISPGALGYAQVPGIWSGAQVQAWRSITTSVHSHDGRIYLQLWHVGRISDPIFLNGELPVAPSAIAAAGHVSLVRPQKAFVTPRALETHEVHEVIEEFRLAAQNAERAGFDGVEIHGATGYLLDQFLESGTNVRTDEFGGSVENRARLLLEVADACVSVFGAGRVAMRISPRADRHDMSDASPAETFSYVAREAGKRNLAYLHAREYRADDSLGPRLKQEFGGIYVANESFTFASANESLAKGEADAVSFGRLFIANPELPRSFAEGIDLDQPDPTTFYAHGPEGYVDKVVR, encoded by the coding sequence ATGCCGACCATCCTCGATCCGATACAAATCGGTGAACTTACATTGCCGAACCGAGTACTGATGGCGCCGATGACTCGTCTCCGCGCGACGGTCGACAACGTTCCGACGCCGATGATGACGGAGTACTACACGCAGAGAGCTTCCGCAGGGCTCATCATTGCCGAAGCCACGCCGATCTCGCCCGGGGCTCTCGGGTACGCGCAGGTGCCTGGCATATGGTCAGGGGCACAAGTTCAAGCCTGGAGGAGCATTACAACTTCGGTGCACTCGCATGACGGCCGGATCTATTTGCAACTATGGCATGTCGGCCGTATCTCCGATCCGATTTTTCTGAATGGCGAGCTTCCAGTCGCGCCGTCTGCCATCGCCGCTGCCGGGCACGTCTCGCTTGTTCGACCTCAGAAGGCATTCGTCACTCCCCGCGCGCTGGAAACCCATGAGGTGCACGAAGTTATCGAGGAGTTTCGGCTAGCAGCTCAGAATGCGGAGCGTGCCGGCTTCGATGGCGTAGAGATTCATGGTGCAACCGGTTATCTGCTCGACCAATTTCTTGAATCAGGAACGAATGTCCGCACGGATGAATTCGGCGGTTCAGTTGAGAATCGTGCCCGCCTGCTGCTCGAAGTAGCTGACGCATGTGTTTCCGTATTTGGCGCCGGGCGCGTTGCGATGCGCATCTCTCCCCGCGCCGATAGACATGATATGTCCGATGCGAGTCCTGCCGAGACCTTTAGTTACGTAGCGCGCGAGGCTGGCAAACGAAACTTAGCTTACCTCCACGCTCGCGAATATAGGGCGGACGATTCGCTTGGCCCCCGCCTAAAGCAAGAGTTTGGCGGTATCTATGTCGCTAATGAAAGCTTCACCTTCGCGAGTGCGAACGAGAGTTTGGCCAAGGGGGAGGCCGACGCCGTTTCATTTGGCCGACTCTTCATCGCGAATCCCGAGCTTCCACGGAGTTTCGCGGAAGGTATCGATCTAGACCAACCTGACCCAACGACCTTCTATGCTCATGGCCCTGAGGGATATGTTGACAAAGTCGTTCGCTGA
- a CDS encoding nuclear transport factor 2 family protein, with amino-acid sequence MMKCDIRAERESAIQGGATWTIPAAKLLLWGFIAVATTSQAQSRSNEQKALFQKATAVWTAFQNKDMKTMQTLMSPNFVFIGKEGILSGAEVGAQNCTLHSFALKSDQMRPLGSRAAVLTYRAEQDYECNGQTESKELLVSDSFSFIDGKWLLVAHAEVAPVGPAMP; translated from the coding sequence ATGATGAAGTGTGACATTCGAGCCGAACGTGAAAGCGCCATCCAAGGCGGCGCTACATGGACTATTCCCGCTGCGAAGCTTTTGCTGTGGGGATTCATTGCTGTAGCGACAACGAGCCAGGCACAGTCTCGCAGTAATGAACAGAAGGCCCTATTCCAAAAAGCAACTGCAGTGTGGACGGCCTTCCAAAACAAAGATATGAAAACGATGCAGACCCTCATGTCACCCAATTTCGTCTTCATCGGGAAAGAGGGGATTCTGTCGGGAGCGGAAGTGGGGGCGCAAAATTGCACGCTTCACTCCTTCGCTTTGAAATCTGATCAAATGCGCCCTTTAGGGTCGCGTGCCGCTGTCCTGACGTACCGAGCAGAGCAGGATTACGAATGTAACGGCCAAACGGAGTCCAAAGAACTACTCGTGAGCGATAGCTTCTCCTTCATCGACGGCAAGTGGCTACTCGTTGCTCATGCAGAGGTGGCCCCTGTAGGCCCCGCAATGCCCTAA
- a CDS encoding CoA transferase → MRGLDPIIRSPHKLGEASATAQLLIGAAAAAIWETRTGERSNLSIDIVDALHFLHPTHYVSQAGHSINVGAEFVETNGIFQCEDGQYVMIEAGPPYPKLLKGYLDFFDCGNNKKSIAREIAKWNAKELEDALAAAGLPCCRAFSREKWLETEQGSLLDKVPVIEIEKIADSAPVPFPGTFSPLDGIRVLDFTHVLAGPRSTRSLAEYGAEVLHVSAPAYPDTLAQHLGVDVGKRCTYLDLRNPDELATMHRLASQADVFASTYRNGVNRKFHLTPAELASRSERGIVCMTANAYGHQGPWSDRPGFDQNGQVVSGFAVREGGEGPPKFSPVFYLADLMTGYFAAAGMMAALLRRSIEGGSYDVKLSLARSAMWVEELGLLPLNEQVDVPSDDIYPAKLNTIDTVYGPLSFLAAPLRFSGLELPSTKE, encoded by the coding sequence ATGCGGGGACTTGATCCCATCATTCGCTCCCCGCATAAGCTCGGCGAAGCGTCGGCTACAGCGCAACTCCTAATTGGCGCCGCGGCGGCGGCAATTTGGGAGACAAGAACGGGTGAGCGAAGCAATCTGTCGATCGACATTGTTGATGCTCTTCACTTCTTGCACCCTACCCACTACGTGAGTCAAGCCGGACACTCAATCAACGTCGGTGCCGAATTCGTGGAGACAAACGGTATTTTCCAATGCGAAGATGGCCAGTACGTGATGATCGAGGCCGGGCCGCCTTATCCGAAACTTCTCAAAGGTTACCTGGACTTCTTTGATTGCGGAAACAACAAGAAGTCCATCGCTCGAGAGATCGCAAAATGGAATGCTAAAGAATTAGAAGACGCTCTTGCCGCAGCAGGACTACCGTGCTGTCGAGCTTTCAGCCGCGAGAAATGGCTGGAAACCGAGCAGGGATCGCTCTTGGATAAGGTGCCGGTCATTGAGATCGAGAAGATTGCTGATAGCGCACCTGTACCATTCCCCGGAACCTTCTCACCGTTAGACGGCATCCGAGTCTTGGACTTCACGCATGTGCTCGCAGGCCCTAGAAGTACGCGCTCGCTGGCGGAGTACGGAGCCGAGGTACTGCACGTCAGCGCACCGGCCTACCCCGATACGCTCGCGCAACATCTTGGTGTCGATGTGGGGAAGCGTTGCACCTACTTGGATCTCAGAAATCCAGATGAACTGGCGACGATGCATCGACTAGCGTCTCAAGCGGATGTATTCGCATCAACTTATCGTAATGGCGTGAACCGAAAGTTTCATCTCACACCTGCAGAACTGGCATCACGCAGCGAACGTGGCATCGTGTGCATGACAGCGAATGCCTATGGGCACCAAGGACCATGGAGCGACCGTCCAGGCTTCGATCAGAATGGTCAGGTGGTCTCCGGATTTGCGGTGCGGGAAGGGGGTGAGGGACCTCCGAAGTTCTCTCCGGTCTTTTATCTAGCAGACCTGATGACTGGCTACTTCGCCGCCGCAGGAATGATGGCGGCACTACTTCGCCGGTCCATTGAGGGTGGCTCGTACGACGTGAAGCTCTCGCTTGCGAGAAGCGCCATGTGGGTAGAAGAGCTCGGCCTCTTGCCTCTGAACGAGCAAGTCGACGTCCCCAGCGATGATATATATCCGGCCAAGCTCAACACAATCGACACCGTATATGGTCCCCTCTCGTTTCTGGCCGCCCCCCTGCGCTTTTCTGGACTGGAACTGCCATCGACTAAGGAATAG
- a CDS encoding nuclear transport factor 2 family protein encodes MTSVGDVTEIERFEDMRYTAMLHKDLTTLNRLLHDNMIHVHSTGNQHTKADYLKGLEEGQFVYRQIDRSHQEVLLQGPVALVFNHLFLRLTLMGKDIELHNRALTVWVLEKGSWQMLAMQSTLEPSAAQK; translated from the coding sequence ATGACATCAGTTGGTGACGTAACAGAAATTGAACGCTTCGAAGATATGCGTTACACGGCAATGCTTCACAAGGATCTCACCACCCTGAACCGGCTTCTGCACGACAACATGATTCATGTTCACTCCACAGGAAATCAGCACACGAAAGCTGACTATCTCAAAGGACTCGAAGAAGGCCAATTCGTGTACCGGCAGATTGATCGTTCTCACCAGGAGGTCCTATTGCAGGGGCCAGTAGCCTTGGTTTTCAACCATTTGTTCTTGCGCCTGACTCTAATGGGGAAAGACATCGAACTGCACAACCGAGCTCTCACCGTCTGGGTTCTTGAGAAGGGATCTTGGCAAATGCTCGCTATGCAGTCGACTCTAGAACCTTCAGCCGCCCAAAAATAG
- a CDS encoding alpha/beta fold hydrolase yields MNRRAFTSHGVGAALAALIPSSASAQSRPAPSPSDLAQELPSALPVPAACAALRELPDPPSEAVSQKLLPGFKSHRIQTSGAEINVLTKGSGRPLLLIHGPPETHLTWHKIAPALAEEYTVVIPDLRGYGDSSKPGYSPDHINYSFRAMALDQVEVMKQLGHQRFMVAGHDRGGRVAHRLCLDHSEVVDKVAVLDVAPTLTMYQQTSKEFATKYVWWFLQIQPSPMPEHLIGLDSVFYLRDHLAMQGKTPGAISPEVMAEYIRCYCCVGTIRAVCEDYRAAAGIDLEHDRDDDSRNNYIQAPLLALWGAKGTVGHLWDVLATWRAKSNNVVSGKPLPCGHLLPEEDADGVLAEFRAFFRA; encoded by the coding sequence ATGAATCGACGTGCGTTTACTTCCCACGGGGTCGGGGCAGCATTAGCCGCTCTGATCCCGTCTTCAGCAAGTGCGCAGTCAAGACCTGCCCCTAGCCCATCCGATCTAGCCCAGGAACTGCCGAGTGCCCTCCCGGTGCCCGCAGCTTGTGCCGCTTTGCGCGAGCTTCCTGACCCGCCGTCAGAAGCTGTGTCGCAGAAGCTCTTGCCTGGCTTCAAATCCCATCGTATCCAAACGTCGGGTGCGGAGATCAATGTTCTCACCAAGGGTAGTGGGCGTCCACTGCTCCTAATCCACGGACCTCCGGAGACCCATCTGACTTGGCACAAGATAGCACCAGCCTTGGCCGAAGAATACACCGTCGTCATTCCGGATCTTCGAGGCTATGGTGATTCCAGCAAACCAGGGTATAGCCCTGATCACATCAATTACTCGTTCCGCGCCATGGCTCTGGATCAAGTGGAGGTTATGAAGCAATTGGGGCATCAGCGCTTCATGGTGGCGGGACATGATCGCGGCGGCCGTGTTGCCCATCGGCTTTGCCTGGACCATTCTGAGGTAGTCGACAAGGTGGCAGTTCTTGACGTAGCACCGACTCTAACCATGTATCAACAGACGAGCAAGGAATTTGCCACGAAGTACGTATGGTGGTTTTTACAGATTCAGCCTTCGCCTATGCCCGAACACTTGATTGGTCTCGATTCCGTCTTCTACCTTCGGGATCATCTTGCGATGCAAGGCAAGACGCCGGGAGCGATCTCTCCCGAGGTCATGGCGGAATACATCCGCTGCTACTGCTGCGTCGGCACAATACGCGCCGTCTGCGAAGACTATCGTGCTGCCGCCGGCATCGACCTCGAGCATGATCGCGACGATGACAGCCGAAACAATTACATTCAAGCTCCTCTGCTTGCCCTCTGGGGCGCCAAGGGAACTGTGGGTCACTTGTGGGATGTTCTTGCCACATGGAGAGCCAAGAGCAACAACGTAGTGTCTGGGAAACCACTTCCGTGCGGTCATTTGTTGCCGGAAGAAGATGCCGACGGCGTGTTAGCGGAGTTTCGGGCATTCTTCCGTGCATGA
- a CDS encoding DUF418 domain-containing protein has product MITSQLAPEIELAGPEPVIAPVTLSNRISSVDILRGCALLGILVLNIQDFGDVSMAHDVPLGSSISIFSGRHPHLDFVALLISWLFFEGKMRALFSMLFGAGVILLTRRAEQRDKEAADIYTRRNMWLMLIGLLHGCLIWSGDILFDYGFEGLLFLYPLRRLNAKTLLWSGSLLSLFIAPIGITIFIGTAPEYLLHHQVAQVMHRQQDGKPLDSAQRETLTQWSALLKSKTPDPIAIKKEVEEHRNQTYLAGVAERSQIELWSEFARIRLGSVLDCVPAMLLGMGLMKIGFFSLELETTAYIWTALIGFAISLPLYTAGILRVYASRLYFYNIDAWLFGPYYITREAGSLAIAATVLLLIRAEFFKPAQRALAAVGRTAFSNYLLTSIICQFIFVWGPYPLFGRLEYFQLFFVTFSVWVFNLVFSSVWLRSFAYGPFEWLWRSLTYWRPQAMRLPPAS; this is encoded by the coding sequence TTGATTACGAGCCAACTTGCTCCAGAAATAGAACTGGCCGGGCCAGAGCCAGTGATCGCTCCGGTCACTTTGTCTAATCGCATATCGAGTGTCGACATTCTGCGCGGGTGCGCACTGCTGGGAATTCTAGTTTTGAATATTCAGGACTTCGGCGATGTATCGATGGCGCATGATGTGCCACTAGGCAGCAGCATCAGCATCTTTTCCGGCAGACATCCGCATCTCGACTTCGTTGCCTTACTAATCAGCTGGCTCTTCTTCGAAGGCAAGATGCGAGCTCTGTTCTCAATGCTCTTTGGAGCGGGTGTCATCCTTCTCACAAGACGCGCGGAGCAGCGGGATAAGGAAGCTGCAGATATTTATACCCGAAGGAACATGTGGCTTATGTTGATCGGGCTTCTCCATGGTTGCCTCATTTGGTCCGGTGACATTCTCTTTGATTATGGATTCGAAGGGCTACTTTTCCTGTATCCCTTACGCCGATTGAATGCGAAGACGCTCCTATGGTCAGGATCCTTGCTCTCACTCTTCATTGCGCCTATCGGCATAACAATCTTCATCGGTACCGCTCCTGAATACTTGCTTCATCACCAAGTTGCTCAAGTCATGCATCGACAGCAGGACGGCAAGCCGCTTGATAGCGCGCAACGCGAAACACTCACACAATGGAGTGCCTTGCTGAAGAGCAAGACTCCGGATCCGATCGCCATCAAAAAGGAAGTCGAGGAGCATCGAAACCAAACCTATCTAGCCGGAGTGGCAGAGCGTTCTCAGATCGAACTTTGGTCTGAGTTCGCAAGGATTCGACTTGGTTCAGTTTTGGATTGCGTGCCCGCTATGCTCCTTGGCATGGGATTAATGAAGATCGGCTTTTTCTCGCTCGAACTTGAAACCACGGCGTATATTTGGACTGCGCTAATTGGGTTCGCAATCTCCTTGCCCCTATACACCGCCGGCATTCTCAGGGTGTATGCCAGCAGGCTGTACTTCTATAACATTGATGCGTGGCTCTTCGGCCCTTACTACATTACTCGTGAGGCGGGATCATTGGCAATTGCAGCAACAGTGCTTTTGCTTATCAGGGCGGAATTCTTTAAGCCTGCACAACGTGCACTCGCCGCAGTGGGCCGAACGGCATTCAGTAATTACCTGCTCACTAGCATTATTTGCCAATTCATCTTTGTTTGGGGACCATATCCGCTCTTTGGCAGGCTCGAATACTTTCAGCTCTTCTTCGTGACGTTTTCAGTGTGGGTGTTTAACCTCGTGTTCAGCTCAGTCTGGCTTCGATCTTTTGCTTATGGCCCCTTCGAGTGGCTATGGCGCTCGCTGACATATTGGAGGCCTCAGGCGATGAGGCTGCCGCCTGCAAGCTGA
- a CDS encoding cupin domain-containing protein codes for MTSTDKQVTPSAYSREVNVASTIKYMGQVITLLAKGSETNGRLAFMEVKVRPGLEPPVHIHEREHELFFVLEGSVRFYTPDKTFDAHAGGVGFLPQGKAHTFACLTDEVRALILVGATGPETVGMDGYLLQMGEAARDLSVPDPSTIAPIEDPTETIQVGASWGIRFLSPEDTKKALPEYPGFGVRVS; via the coding sequence ATGACAAGTACTGATAAACAAGTAACACCGAGCGCTTATTCCCGTGAAGTTAATGTGGCCTCAACAATCAAGTACATGGGGCAAGTGATTACTCTGCTTGCGAAGGGGTCCGAAACCAACGGACGGTTAGCCTTTATGGAAGTCAAGGTTCGTCCAGGGCTAGAGCCGCCCGTTCATATCCACGAGCGGGAACACGAGCTCTTTTTCGTGCTTGAAGGTTCTGTTCGCTTCTACACTCCAGATAAAACCTTCGATGCGCACGCCGGTGGTGTGGGCTTTCTGCCTCAGGGGAAGGCTCACACGTTCGCGTGTCTCACGGATGAGGTGCGAGCTCTTATCCTGGTAGGCGCCACCGGACCGGAGACCGTGGGCATGGATGGCTACCTGCTCCAGATGGGCGAAGCGGCACGCGACCTTTCAGTCCCGGACCCCTCCACTATCGCACCGATTGAGGATCCAACAGAGACGATTCAGGTCGGAGCCTCTTGGGGTATTCGTTTCCTTTCGCCGGAAGACACGAAGAAAGCCCTACCCGAATATCCGGGTTTCGGCGTACGCGTATCCTAG
- a CDS encoding cupin domain-containing protein: MARKPEFILAGVLMKQQLSGKDTSGTFSLFENRSGGQSKTPIHVHANDDETLFIMEGEMKALIAGEEQTIKAGESVFLPRGIPHQLMNTSGLPAHYMLLCTPSGFEGFLAEGGRLRVENEEVGPPWPEDIDRLKAAAPKFGITLLSGW, encoded by the coding sequence ATGGCTCGTAAACCTGAATTCATCCTTGCCGGTGTGCTCATGAAGCAGCAGCTATCGGGTAAAGACACGAGCGGCACGTTTTCGCTATTTGAGAACCGGAGCGGTGGACAATCAAAGACCCCGATTCATGTGCATGCAAACGACGACGAGACGCTCTTCATCATGGAGGGCGAGATGAAAGCCCTGATCGCCGGGGAGGAGCAGACCATCAAGGCGGGAGAGTCGGTCTTTCTGCCTCGAGGCATCCCACATCAGCTTATGAATACAAGCGGTCTGCCAGCGCATTACATGCTGCTTTGCACGCCAAGCGGTTTTGAAGGTTTTCTTGCAGAGGGTGGCCGTCTAAGGGTTGAAAACGAAGAAGTTGGTCCACCCTGGCCGGAGGACATCGATAGATTGAAGGCCGCAGCTCCGAAGTTCGGAATTACGTTGCTTTCCGGCTGGTAG